A genomic segment from Propionibacteriaceae bacterium ZF39 encodes:
- a CDS encoding class F sortase produces MPSATQRRSTRRPSPSGPHGLRVGGAILAVLVLIISTIVLTGYARARNVPESSGGASQPTVTRISSLGLNVPTVPILEQDAVLDPPSNPKEAGWWANGAMPGARQGSAVITAHKIHGGGGAFDDLEKLKRGALITVDTQRGVQNYEVVSVNHYDREQFAEKSADLFSTDGEPRLVLITCRDWNGKDWEGNTVVIARPGSR; encoded by the coding sequence GTGCCCTCCGCGACTCAGCGCCGGTCGACCCGGCGCCCTTCCCCTTCCGGACCGCACGGCCTGCGCGTCGGCGGCGCCATTCTCGCCGTCCTGGTCCTGATCATCTCCACGATCGTGCTGACGGGCTATGCCCGCGCCCGCAACGTTCCCGAGAGCTCCGGTGGCGCAAGTCAGCCCACGGTGACCCGCATTTCGAGCCTGGGCCTCAACGTGCCGACCGTGCCGATCCTGGAGCAGGACGCAGTCCTCGACCCGCCGTCCAACCCGAAGGAAGCGGGCTGGTGGGCCAACGGCGCGATGCCGGGTGCTCGTCAGGGCAGCGCCGTGATCACCGCCCACAAGATCCACGGCGGCGGCGGCGCGTTCGACGACCTCGAGAAGCTCAAGCGCGGGGCGCTTATCACCGTGGATACGCAGCGTGGCGTACAGAACTATGAAGTCGTGTCGGTCAACCACTACGACCGCGAGCAGTTCGCCGAGAAGTCGGCCGACCTGTTCAGCACCGACGGCGAGCCGCGCCTGGTCCTCATCACCTGTCGCGACTGGAACGGCAAGGACTGGGAGGGCAACACCGTGGTCATCGCCCGCCCGGGGAGCCGCTGA
- a CDS encoding heme o synthase: MHVESTAEFSPTAEGASWLDVVKAYVALTKPRIIELLLVTTAPAMFLAAGGVPNLVLVFWTLVGGTLAAGSANTFNCVLDRDIDEKMRRTRRRPMPRHQVAPLNGTLFGIVQGILATVVFAVFVNWLSAILALVANAFYVLVYTMWLKRNMSQNIVWGGIAGCFPPLIGWTAVTNSVALPPLILFAIVFLWTPPHTWALAFRYREDYANAGVPMLPVVMSAPRVAWRILIYSVLMVAVSMTLWPAAGTGWLYPLVAGIGGLVFIVEAVNLLRRARAGAHDAALKPMRLFHWSNSYLALIFLAAAVDPLIF; the protein is encoded by the coding sequence TTGCACGTCGAATCCACCGCCGAGTTTTCACCGACGGCTGAGGGCGCCTCGTGGCTGGATGTGGTGAAGGCCTATGTGGCCCTGACGAAGCCCCGCATCATCGAGCTCCTGCTCGTCACCACCGCTCCGGCGATGTTTCTGGCGGCGGGTGGTGTGCCGAACCTGGTGCTCGTGTTCTGGACCCTCGTGGGCGGCACGCTCGCTGCGGGCAGCGCCAACACCTTCAACTGTGTTCTCGATCGTGACATCGACGAGAAGATGCGGCGTACGCGGCGTCGGCCCATGCCGCGCCACCAGGTCGCTCCGCTCAACGGCACTCTCTTCGGCATCGTGCAGGGCATCCTGGCGACCGTCGTATTCGCGGTGTTCGTCAACTGGCTCTCCGCGATCCTCGCGCTCGTGGCCAACGCGTTCTATGTCCTCGTCTACACGATGTGGCTCAAGCGCAACATGTCGCAGAACATCGTCTGGGGCGGCATCGCCGGTTGCTTCCCGCCCCTCATCGGCTGGACGGCGGTGACCAACTCGGTCGCCCTGCCGCCGCTGATCCTCTTTGCGATCGTCTTCCTCTGGACCCCGCCCCACACCTGGGCGCTGGCGTTCCGCTATCGCGAGGACTACGCCAACGCCGGCGTACCCATGCTGCCCGTTGTCATGTCCGCCCCCCGCGTGGCCTGGCGCATCCTGATCTATTCGGTCCTCATGGTCGCCGTGTCCATGACCCTGTGGCCCGCGGCGGGCACCGGCTGGCTCTATCCGCTCGTGGCCGGCATCGGTGGTCTCGTGTTCATCGTCGAGGCGGTCAACCTGCTGCGCCGCGCTCGGGCCGGGGCGCATGATGCCGCTCTCAAGCCCATGCGCCTGTTCCACTGGTCCAACAGCTATCTGGCGCTGATCTTCCTCGCTGCAGCGGTCGATCCGCTGATCTTCTGA
- the pgl gene encoding 6-phosphogluconolactonase, with protein sequence MGQSNRVVVTCADRAHVAATVAVQLRAAISDLQADHDRVVQLCLTGGRIANEVYRQLAGDQEDQSGVVDWRRVEFWWGDERYVATESPDRNAGQSLALLAASIPLDAARVHPMPSRGMGYADLQQAALHYASDLGDTVFDICLLGMGEDGHVASLFPDHPSFDPQAATHVIGVTDSPKPPPDRLSLTLPVLNASSQVWLIVAGDDKAASAARAISGDVTLPAGAVEGRDRTVWFIDADAARDLAQ encoded by the coding sequence ATGGGACAGTCCAACCGTGTCGTGGTGACTTGCGCCGATCGAGCGCATGTCGCCGCGACCGTAGCGGTCCAACTCCGGGCCGCGATCAGCGATCTGCAGGCAGACCACGATCGCGTGGTCCAGCTGTGCCTGACGGGCGGGCGGATCGCCAACGAGGTCTATCGCCAGCTCGCCGGCGATCAGGAAGACCAGTCCGGCGTCGTCGACTGGCGACGGGTCGAGTTCTGGTGGGGCGACGAGCGCTATGTGGCGACCGAGAGCCCCGACCGGAATGCCGGCCAGAGCCTTGCGCTGCTGGCGGCGTCAATCCCCCTGGATGCGGCGCGGGTGCATCCGATGCCGTCGCGTGGCATGGGGTACGCCGACCTGCAGCAGGCGGCGCTGCACTATGCGTCCGACCTGGGCGACACAGTCTTCGACATCTGTCTGCTCGGCATGGGTGAGGACGGCCACGTCGCCTCGCTCTTCCCCGATCATCCGTCGTTCGACCCGCAGGCCGCCACGCACGTCATCGGGGTCACCGACTCCCCCAAGCCCCCGCCGGATCGGCTGTCGCTGACACTGCCGGTGCTGAACGCCTCGAGCCAGGTCTGGCTGATCGTGGCCGGCGACGACAAGGCAGCATCCGCAGCCCGGGCCATCAGCGGGGACGTCACGCTGCCGGCCGGAGCCGTGGAGGGCCGCGACCGCACCGTGTGGTTCATCGATGCGGACGCAGCGCGGGATCTGGCTCAGTAG
- the tal gene encoding transaldolase produces the protein MNIRLKNLADAGISIWLDDLSRERLVSGNLAEMITENSVSGVTTNPTIFAAALAKGEAYAEQVASLKADGAELDDVIKALTTTDVRDACELFADVYASSGGYDGRVSIEVEPGLARDTEGTIAQAEELARMVGKENVLIKIPATKEGLPAITATIAKGISVNVTLIFALDRYAEVIDAYLEGLEQAAENGMDLAKIHSVASFFVSRVDSEVDKRLAGIGTEEATTLRGKAGVANARLAYALYQERFGSDRFEALKVKGANQQRPLWASTGVKDPAYPDTLYVTELVAAPCVNTMPEKTMEAFADHGEVTGDTITPNIEGARQEMAALAAVGIDFDDVVKVLEDEGVDKFVVSWDELVATVRGAVAEA, from the coding sequence ATGAATATCCGACTGAAGAACCTCGCCGACGCGGGCATCTCCATCTGGCTGGACGACCTCTCCCGGGAACGCCTCGTCTCGGGCAACCTCGCCGAGATGATCACCGAGAACTCGGTCTCCGGCGTCACGACCAACCCCACGATCTTCGCGGCAGCCCTCGCCAAGGGCGAGGCGTACGCCGAACAGGTCGCCTCCCTCAAGGCCGACGGCGCCGAACTCGACGACGTCATCAAGGCCCTCACCACCACAGACGTCCGCGATGCCTGTGAGCTGTTCGCCGACGTCTATGCCTCCTCGGGCGGCTATGACGGCCGGGTGTCCATCGAGGTCGAGCCCGGCCTCGCGCGCGACACCGAAGGCACCATCGCCCAGGCCGAGGAACTGGCCCGGATGGTCGGCAAGGAGAACGTGCTGATCAAGATCCCGGCGACCAAGGAGGGCCTCCCGGCCATCACCGCGACGATCGCCAAGGGCATCTCGGTCAACGTGACCCTGATCTTCGCCCTCGATCGCTATGCCGAGGTCATCGACGCCTATCTCGAGGGTCTCGAGCAGGCGGCCGAGAACGGCATGGATCTCGCCAAGATCCACTCGGTCGCGTCGTTCTTCGTGTCCCGCGTGGACAGCGAGGTCGACAAGCGCCTGGCCGGGATCGGCACCGAGGAGGCCACCACGCTCAGGGGCAAGGCGGGCGTCGCGAACGCGCGGCTGGCGTACGCGCTGTATCAGGAGCGGTTCGGCAGCGATCGCTTCGAGGCGCTGAAGGTGAAGGGCGCCAATCAGCAGCGCCCGCTGTGGGCCTCGACTGGTGTCAAGGATCCGGCGTACCCCGACACCCTCTATGTCACCGAGCTCGTCGCCGCTCCGTGCGTGAACACGATGCCGGAGAAGACGATGGAGGCGTTCGCCGACCACGGCGAGGTCACCGGTGACACCATCACGCCCAATATCGAAGGCGCCCGCCAGGAGATGGCAGCCCTGGCCGCTGTCGGCATCGACTTCGACGATGTCGTGAAGGTCCTCGAGGACGAGGGCGTGGACAAGTTCGTGGTGAGCTGGGACGAGTTGGTGGCAACCGTCCGTGGAGCCGTGGCCGAGGCCTGA
- a CDS encoding transposase: MTATTSRPVVIGMDPHKRSMTIEIMDRDETVLGTGRFTTDQAGVTAMLKHVRAWPQRVWAIEGSNGVGRPIATRLATAGETVVDVPTKLSARVRVYATGNARKTDDTDAHAIALAGAGSTSSGRWCPTKPGPCYGSCPTGVEPWPPTAPGPWPSCITCSANSSPAGPPPAYRRPGPPPWSRACEPVPRRRKC; the protein is encoded by the coding sequence ATGACAGCCACGACGAGCCGCCCGGTGGTGATCGGGATGGATCCCCATAAACGATCGATGACGATCGAGATCATGGACCGCGACGAAACCGTTCTGGGCACGGGCCGGTTCACCACCGACCAGGCCGGAGTGACCGCGATGCTCAAGCACGTCAGGGCCTGGCCCCAGCGGGTCTGGGCGATCGAGGGCAGCAACGGGGTGGGGCGTCCGATCGCGACCCGGCTGGCCACGGCCGGGGAAACCGTGGTGGATGTGCCGACCAAACTGTCGGCCCGGGTCCGGGTCTATGCCACCGGTAATGCCCGCAAGACCGATGACACCGATGCCCATGCCATCGCGTTGGCCGGGGCCGGGTCGACCAGCTCCGGCCGGTGGTGCCCGACGAAACCCGGACCGTGTTACGGATCCTGTCCGACCGGCGTCGAGCCCTGGCCACCGACCGCACCCGGACCGTGGCCCAGCTGCATCACCTGCTCAGCGAACTCGTCCCCGGCGGGGCCCCCACCCGCTTATCGGCGACCCGGGCCACCGCCCTGGTCCAGAGCGTGCGAGCCGGTACCGCGTCGCAGAAAATGCTGA
- the secG gene encoding preprotein translocase subunit SecG, with protein sequence MSWPILTLSIVLVVTSLVLALTVLLHKGRGGGMSDLFGGGMSTSLGGTSMAERNLDRLTIIVGLIWFATVLGLLALYRFTS encoded by the coding sequence ATGTCATGGCCCATCCTGACGCTGTCGATCGTGCTCGTTGTGACCAGCCTGGTCCTCGCGCTGACGGTGTTGCTGCACAAGGGACGCGGTGGCGGCATGTCGGATCTCTTCGGTGGCGGCATGTCCACCTCGCTGGGTGGCACGTCGATGGCCGAACGCAACCTTGACCGGTTGACGATCATCGTGGGCCTCATCTGGTTCGCCACCGTGCTGGGCCTCTTGGCGCTCTATCGGTTCACATCCTGA
- the tpiA gene encoding triose-phosphate isomerase, translating into MRLPIMAGNWKMNLDHVEANGLVQKLAWTLKDMKHDAKRSEVVVLPPFTDLRTVQTLIEGDKLPIGFGAQDVSTHESGAYTGEVSAGMLAKLNCQYVVVGHSERRQYHNETDAIVREKVSKVLSAGMIPIVCVGEGLDIRKEGAQVPYTLEQVQGSLRGLPGEDIAKVVIAYEPVWAIGTGEVATPEDAQEVCGAIRRFIAEERHIDVADAVRIQYGGSVKGDNVAEIMAMPDVDGCLVGGASLKAEEFAKIAMFYA; encoded by the coding sequence ATGCGCCTGCCGATCATGGCGGGCAACTGGAAGATGAATCTCGATCATGTCGAGGCCAACGGCCTGGTGCAGAAGCTGGCCTGGACCCTCAAGGACATGAAGCACGACGCGAAGCGTTCCGAAGTGGTCGTCCTGCCGCCCTTCACCGACCTGCGCACCGTGCAGACCCTGATCGAGGGCGACAAACTGCCGATCGGCTTCGGCGCCCAGGACGTGTCGACGCACGAGTCCGGCGCCTACACCGGTGAGGTCTCCGCAGGGATGCTGGCCAAGCTCAACTGCCAATATGTCGTCGTTGGCCACTCCGAGCGCCGTCAATATCACAACGAGACCGACGCCATCGTGCGCGAGAAGGTCAGCAAGGTGCTCTCCGCGGGCATGATCCCGATCGTGTGTGTCGGCGAGGGGCTCGACATCCGCAAGGAGGGTGCCCAGGTGCCCTACACCCTCGAGCAGGTGCAGGGTTCGCTGCGTGGCCTGCCGGGCGAGGACATCGCCAAGGTGGTCATTGCGTATGAGCCCGTCTGGGCCATCGGCACCGGCGAGGTGGCGACCCCGGAGGACGCCCAGGAAGTGTGTGGGGCGATCCGTCGGTTCATCGCCGAGGAGCGTCACATCGACGTCGCCGATGCCGTGCGGATTCAGTACGGCGGTTCGGTCAAGGGCGACAACGTCGCCGAGATCATGGCGATGCCCGACGTCGACGGGTGCCTCGTCGGTGGCGCCAGCCTGAAGGCCGAGGAGTTCGCGAAGATCGCGATGTTCTATGCCTGA
- a CDS encoding RNA polymerase-binding protein RbpA, whose product MVGGSAIRGSRVGAGPMGEAERGDAAPRLYVSYFCANRHETRPAFAADAQVPEQWDCPRCGLPANLDSENPPPPPKTQPYKTHLAYVKERRSDDEADAILTEALEALRQRRARGEVIY is encoded by the coding sequence GTGGTAGGTGGGAGCGCCATTCGTGGCAGCCGCGTCGGCGCCGGGCCCATGGGCGAGGCGGAGCGGGGAGACGCCGCACCGCGGCTCTATGTCTCCTATTTCTGCGCCAACCGGCATGAGACCCGGCCGGCGTTCGCCGCCGACGCCCAGGTGCCCGAGCAGTGGGACTGCCCGCGCTGCGGCCTCCCGGCTAACCTCGACTCCGAGAACCCGCCGCCCCCGCCGAAGACGCAGCCCTACAAGACGCATCTGGCGTATGTGAAGGAGCGTCGTTCCGACGACGAGGCCGACGCCATCCTCACCGAGGCCCTCGAGGCCCTGCGCCAGCGGCGGGCCCGCGGCGAAGTGATCTACTGA
- a CDS encoding IS3 family transposase (programmed frameshift) — protein MSAPRKYPQELRERAMRLVAEARLEDPELSMNAAVKRIGTRVGVNPDTLRGWVKQADIDAGTRPGTTTEDARKIRELEQEVRELKRANEILLAASKFLRAGARPAFAVVVAFVDDHRDRFGVEPICRVLSEHGVPIAPSGYYAHKRRPVSKRALSDAYVWEQIEAVQADKTKGRGVAGYRKMWHLLKRDGVAAPRCQVERLMRTHGMQGVVRGKRFSTTKSDPSAPRPEDLVQRDFTAARPNQLWIVDFTYVPTWSGMGFTAFVTDVYSRRIVGWRTHHRMPTELPLDALEMALWVRERAGHDPRGVVHHSDAGTQYTAIRYADRLAEAGALASIGTVGDSYDNAMAESVIGLYKAECVKIDGPFKTVDELELATLMWVDWYNTGRLHSSIGYVPPTEYEAAYYAAVNPQNQPVPG, from the exons ATGTCAGCACCACGTAAGTACCCTCAGGAGTTGAGGGAGCGGGCGATGCGGCTTGTTGCCGAGGCTCGTTTGGAGGATCCGGAGTTGTCGATGAACGCGGCGGTGAAGCGGATCGGCACTCGGGTGGGGGTGAATCCCGACACGCTGCGTGGGTGGGTGAAGCAGGCCGATATTGATGCAGGCACCCGGCCCGGCACCACCACGGAGGATGCCAGGAAGATCCGTGAGTTGGAGCAGGAAGTGCGGGAGTTGAAGCGGGCGAATGAGATCTTGTTGGCGGCTTCGA AGTTTCTTCGCGCGGGAGCTCGACCCGCGTTTGCCGTGGTAGTCGCGTTCGTCGATGACCATCGGGACCGGTTCGGGGTCGAGCCGATCTGCCGTGTGCTGAGCGAGCATGGTGTGCCGATCGCCCCGTCTGGCTATTACGCCCACAAGCGGCGACCGGTGTCGAAACGTGCCTTGTCGGATGCGTATGTGTGGGAGCAGATCGAAGCGGTCCAGGCCGACAAGACGAAGGGTCGCGGGGTGGCGGGCTATCGCAAGATGTGGCACCTGCTGAAGCGTGATGGCGTCGCGGCGCCGCGTTGTCAGGTGGAGCGGTTGATGCGGACCCATGGGATGCAGGGTGTGGTGCGCGGCAAGCGGTTCAGCACTACGAAGTCGGATCCGTCCGCGCCCCGCCCAGAGGATCTGGTGCAACGCGATTTCACCGCTGCTCGGCCGAATCAGCTGTGGATCGTCGATTTCACCTACGTGCCCACGTGGTCGGGGATGGGTTTCACTGCGTTCGTCACAGACGTGTACAGCCGGCGGATTGTTGGTTGGCGGACCCATCACCGGATGCCGACCGAGCTGCCTCTGGATGCGTTGGAGATGGCGTTGTGGGTGCGGGAACGTGCCGGTCACGATCCTCGTGGGGTCGTGCACCACAGCGATGCCGGCACTCAGTACACGGCGATCCGCTACGCCGACCGACTCGCCGAAGCCGGCGCGCTCGCCTCGATCGGCACCGTGGGCGATTCCTATGACAATGCGATGGCTGAGTCGGTGATCGGTTTGTACAAGGCCGAGTGTGTGAAGATCGACGGCCCGTTCAAGACCGTTGATGAGCTCGAACTGGCGACCTTGATGTGGGTCGACTGGTACAACACCGGCCGACTCCACAGCAGCATCGGCTACGTCCCACCCACCGAGTACGAAGCGGCGTATTACGCTGCCGTCAACCCCCAGAACCAGCCGGTTCCGGGATAA
- the tkt gene encoding transketolase: MTNTSLYPDGWTDLDSRAVDTARLLAADAVQNVGNGHPGTAMSLAPAAYLLFQKVMQHNPANPEWPGRDRFVLSCGHSSLTLYCQLYLGGFGLELDDLKALRTWGSKTPGHPEYMHTPGVETTTGPLGTGVGNAVGMAMAARRKRGLFDPDTAPGQSIFDHEIYCIASDGDLQEGVSGEASSLAGTQRLGNLTVIWDDNRISIEDDTRIAFSEDVALRYTAYGWHVQTVDWLGDGEYTENVAALNDALAAAKQVTDRPSFIQLRTIIAWPAPEAQGTGASHGSALGADEIAATKKLLKFDTDKNFNVEDDVIKHTRELVERGKALQSEWDKKFADWREANPERAELFDRLGRRELPEGWDAELPVFEASEKGVATRAASGNFLTAAAKQLPELWGGSADLAGSNNTTPKGEPSFLPADRQSEMFSGNEYGRVLHFGIREHGMGAIMNGIAQHGSTRVYGGTFMVFSDYMRAPVRLAAIMGLPVTYVWTHDSVGVGEDGPTHQPIEHLSALRAIPGLDVVRPADANETVACWKVVLGHTDRPAALALTRQNVPTFPRGTDGFAGLENVARGGYVLKDCDGTPDVVLIATGSEVQYAVTAADRLNAAGTKARVVSMPCREWFDEQDDTYRESVIPPAVKARVTVEAGIAMSWNDLLGDAGRAVSVEHFGASAAGGLMFEKLDFTADAVEAAAKESLAAAQSSWARLPRRAHGRVGTADKYVS, translated from the coding sequence GTGACCAACACAAGCCTCTATCCCGACGGCTGGACCGATCTCGACTCCCGAGCGGTCGACACGGCTCGCCTGCTGGCGGCCGATGCGGTGCAGAACGTGGGCAACGGACATCCGGGCACGGCCATGAGCCTCGCCCCTGCCGCATACCTCCTCTTCCAGAAGGTCATGCAGCACAATCCGGCCAATCCCGAGTGGCCCGGCCGCGACCGATTCGTGCTGTCGTGCGGTCACTCGTCCCTGACGCTCTATTGCCAGCTCTATCTGGGCGGGTTCGGGCTCGAGCTCGACGATCTCAAGGCACTGCGCACCTGGGGCTCGAAGACACCGGGTCACCCCGAATACATGCACACCCCCGGCGTCGAGACCACGACCGGTCCGCTCGGCACCGGTGTCGGCAACGCGGTCGGCATGGCCATGGCGGCCCGCCGCAAGCGCGGCCTGTTCGACCCCGATACCGCGCCCGGGCAGTCGATCTTCGACCACGAGATCTATTGCATCGCCTCCGACGGCGACCTCCAGGAGGGCGTCTCCGGTGAGGCCTCCTCGCTCGCGGGTACGCAGCGTCTCGGCAACCTCACCGTCATCTGGGACGACAACCGCATCTCGATCGAGGATGACACGCGCATCGCGTTCAGCGAGGACGTGGCGCTGCGCTACACGGCGTACGGCTGGCACGTGCAGACCGTCGACTGGCTGGGTGACGGCGAATACACCGAAAACGTCGCCGCACTGAACGACGCCCTCGCCGCCGCCAAGCAGGTCACCGATCGCCCCAGCTTCATCCAGCTGCGCACGATCATCGCGTGGCCCGCACCCGAGGCCCAGGGCACGGGCGCGTCCCATGGTTCGGCGTTGGGTGCCGACGAGATCGCCGCGACCAAGAAGCTCCTGAAGTTCGACACCGACAAGAACTTCAACGTCGAGGACGACGTCATCAAGCACACCCGCGAGCTGGTCGAGCGCGGCAAGGCCCTCCAGTCGGAGTGGGACAAGAAGTTCGCCGACTGGCGCGAGGCGAACCCCGAGCGGGCCGAACTCTTCGACCGCCTCGGTCGCCGCGAGCTCCCCGAGGGCTGGGACGCCGAACTGCCGGTCTTCGAGGCCAGCGAGAAGGGCGTGGCCACGCGCGCTGCGTCGGGCAACTTCCTCACCGCCGCGGCCAAGCAGCTCCCCGAGCTCTGGGGCGGCTCCGCCGACCTCGCCGGCTCCAACAACACCACCCCCAAGGGCGAGCCGAGCTTCCTGCCGGCCGATCGTCAGTCGGAGATGTTCTCCGGCAACGAATATGGCCGCGTGCTCCACTTCGGCATCCGCGAGCACGGCATGGGCGCGATCATGAACGGCATCGCCCAGCACGGCAGCACCCGCGTCTACGGCGGCACGTTCATGGTCTTCTCCGACTACATGCGCGCCCCCGTCCGCCTGGCCGCCATCATGGGTCTGCCCGTCACCTATGTCTGGACCCACGACTCCGTGGGTGTCGGCGAGGACGGCCCGACCCACCAGCCGATCGAGCATCTCAGCGCGCTCCGCGCGATCCCCGGCCTCGATGTGGTGCGCCCCGCCGATGCCAACGAGACCGTGGCGTGCTGGAAGGTCGTCCTCGGTCACACCGACCGCCCGGCGGCTCTCGCGCTGACCCGCCAGAACGTGCCGACCTTCCCGCGCGGCACCGATGGCTTCGCCGGCCTCGAGAATGTCGCCCGCGGCGGCTACGTCCTGAAGGACTGCGACGGCACTCCCGACGTCGTGTTGATCGCGACCGGCTCCGAGGTGCAGTACGCGGTGACCGCCGCCGACCGCCTCAACGCCGCCGGGACCAAGGCGCGAGTCGTCTCGATGCCCTGCCGCGAATGGTTCGACGAGCAGGACGATACCTATCGCGAATCGGTCATCCCGCCGGCCGTGAAGGCCCGCGTGACCGTCGAAGCCGGCATCGCGATGTCGTGGAACGACCTGCTCGGCGATGCCGGGCGTGCCGTCTCGGTCGAGCACTTCGGCGCTTCCGCCGCCGGCGGCCTCATGTTCGAGAAGCTGGACTTCACCGCCGACGCCGTGGAGGCCGCCGCCAAGGAATCCCTGGCCGCCGCCCAGTCGTCGTGGGCCCGACTCCCCCGCCGCGCGCATGGCCGTGTCGGCACCGCTGACAAGTACGTCTCCTGA
- a CDS encoding oxygenase MpaB family protein, which yields MGFVQRQLGLALRARVAGEGAVGRSAEIWGTPGPRRFSSADPIWRVHDNASMYAGGIAALLLQSLHPQAMAGVAGHSGYKSDPWGRLQRTADYIAATTFGTDEIAEASFAKVRSIHSRVRGKDYFGRPYRADDPDLLRWVGTAEAYAFLTAFQRFARAPLSRADADTYVAQAGVLAAELGATDMPTTVAQLDAALTAYRPHLVATPAAREAADFLLKEPPLPLAARGGYALLAAGAVALLPDWAREALDLPLSPMAMRLGEGAGKSATAMVAWGLAGLSDESARADHRGRSQR from the coding sequence ATGGGGTTTGTGCAACGGCAACTCGGTCTGGCGCTTCGCGCGCGGGTGGCCGGCGAGGGTGCGGTGGGTCGTTCGGCGGAGATCTGGGGTACGCCCGGTCCGCGCCGCTTCTCATCCGCCGACCCGATCTGGCGCGTGCACGACAACGCGTCGATGTATGCAGGAGGCATCGCCGCCCTCCTTCTCCAGTCGCTCCACCCGCAGGCCATGGCCGGGGTGGCCGGACACAGCGGCTACAAGTCCGACCCCTGGGGGCGGCTGCAGCGCACGGCCGACTACATCGCAGCGACCACGTTCGGCACCGACGAGATCGCCGAGGCGTCGTTCGCGAAGGTCCGGTCGATCCACTCCCGGGTGCGGGGCAAGGACTATTTCGGTCGGCCCTATCGCGCCGATGATCCCGACCTGTTGCGCTGGGTCGGGACCGCTGAGGCGTACGCCTTCCTGACGGCGTTCCAGCGGTTCGCCCGCGCTCCCCTGTCGAGAGCCGACGCGGACACCTATGTCGCGCAGGCGGGCGTACTCGCGGCGGAACTCGGTGCCACCGATATGCCGACCACGGTGGCGCAGCTGGACGCCGCGCTGACGGCGTACCGGCCGCACCTCGTCGCCACGCCCGCCGCCCGCGAGGCGGCCGATTTCCTGCTGAAGGAGCCGCCGCTGCCGCTGGCGGCGCGCGGAGGGTACGCCCTGCTCGCCGCCGGTGCGGTCGCGCTGCTGCCGGACTGGGCACGGGAGGCACTCGACCTGCCGCTCTCCCCCATGGCCATGCGGCTCGGCGAGGGCGCCGGAAAAAGCGCGACCGCGATGGTGGCCTGGGGGCTCGCCGGGTTGTCCGACGAATCCGCCCGGGCCGACCACCGCGGTCGTTCCCAGCGCTGA